The Leucothrix mucor DSM 2157 DNA window CCATGGTCTGTATCGGCGCAAATTCAGATGACTTCTTCGAGAGTATTCATGGCTCGATTACGTTAGATGTATTGGAGAATGATACAGGTAAGGGTTTGAAAATTACGGCGGTTGACAACGGTAAGAGTGGAACGACTCAGATCGTAGATAACAAAATTGTCTACACGCCGGGAGAAAAATTCGATGGATCGGATATGTTCTACTACGCAATTGAAGATGAAACAGGAATGACTGATAGTGCATTGGTCATGGTTTATTCAGATAACGTGAAGAAGTAATTGCATCTTCATGAATAAACTAACCGGCTAAGGATAGCCTTAAAAAAGCCGCGACTTGTTCGCGGCTTTTTTGTGCCGGTCATTTGAGTATTGTGATTTTTAGTCTGAGGGCCGCTTTTTAAAATATAGGTGCATGATTTGTCCCGTATTTTGCCTTATGCTATTAGCGCTTAGGTGGAAATTCAATAATGAACAATTTTAAGAGGCAGTGAGTATGCGAGCAGTGAGAAGAGCGATACCAGAAGACACGACATTGATTAATAGTCCGGCTTGGCAGGCTTTGGCAGAGCACTTCGACACACTAAAATCTGTGCACATGCTGGATTTATTTGAGCAAGACCCCAAGCGCTTCGAGAACTTCTCAGCGCAGCAGGGTGAGCTATTACTGGATTACTCCAAAAATCGCATCACTGATGAAACGCTATCCCTGTTATTTGATCTGGCTCGTCAAGCTGATTTGCCAACCATGCGTAACAAGCTATTCTCTGGTGAAAAAATCAATAACACTGAAGATCGCGCCGTATTACATACCGCATTGCGTAATCGCTCCAATACGCCAGTCAGCTGCGATGGCGAGAATGTCATGCCAGATGTGAATGCCGAGCTGGATAAAATGCGTGTATTCAGTGAGTGGGTGCGTTCTGGTGAGTGGAAAGGCTTCACTGGCGAAGCGATTACTGACATTGTGAATATCGGTATTGGTGGTTCTGACTTAGGTCCGAATATGGTGTGTACTGCACTTAAGCCGTATGCCTCTGATAACCTCAATGTGCATTTCGTATCCAATGTGGATGCCATGCAGATCACCCAGATTGTAAAAAAGCTACGCCCTGAAACCACCTTATTTATTGTCGCGTCAAAAACCTTTACAACTCAAGAAACGCTAACTAATGCTAAAAGCGCCCGAGCATGGTTCCTAGACCAGCCTGGTACTGATGAATCCGCTATTGCCAAGCACTTTGTCGCGGTTTCCACCAATGAATCTGCGGTGTCTGCTTTCGGAATTGATACTGCAAATATGTTCAGCTTCTGGGATTGGGTTGGCGGTCGTTACTCACTGTGGTCTGCGGTTGGTTTGTCCATTATTTTATATGTGGGCATGGATAACTATGAGCAGTTGTTAGCAGGTGCTCATGATATGGATAAGCACTTTGTTGAGAAGCCACTGGAAAGCAATCTACCGGTCATTCTGGCGTTGCTTGGTATTTGGTATGCCAACTTCTTTGAAGCGGAATCCCAAGTTATTCTACCGTATGACCATAACCTAGGTTTACTGCCGGCTTACCTTGAGCAGGCGGATATGGAGAGTAATGGTAAGTCGGTCAATCGTGAAGGCAAGGCCGTCAGCTATTCAACGGGCCCGATTGTGTGGGGTGCTGAGGGCATTAATGGGCAACACGCGTTCTATCAGTTATTGCATCAAGGAACCCGAGTCATTCCCGCAGACTTTATCGCGTCGATTCAGTCTCATTCTGGTAATCAGCATCACACCGATATTCTGACCTCGAACTTTTTAGCACAAACCGAAGCGCTAATGCGTGGGCGCACACTGGAAGAAACTCGTGCCGAGCTCACTCAGGCAG harbors:
- the pgi gene encoding glucose-6-phosphate isomerase; protein product: MRAVRRAIPEDTTLINSPAWQALAEHFDTLKSVHMLDLFEQDPKRFENFSAQQGELLLDYSKNRITDETLSLLFDLARQADLPTMRNKLFSGEKINNTEDRAVLHTALRNRSNTPVSCDGENVMPDVNAELDKMRVFSEWVRSGEWKGFTGEAITDIVNIGIGGSDLGPNMVCTALKPYASDNLNVHFVSNVDAMQITQIVKKLRPETTLFIVASKTFTTQETLTNAKSARAWFLDQPGTDESAIAKHFVAVSTNESAVSAFGIDTANMFSFWDWVGGRYSLWSAVGLSIILYVGMDNYEQLLAGAHDMDKHFVEKPLESNLPVILALLGIWYANFFEAESQVILPYDHNLGLLPAYLEQADMESNGKSVNREGKAVSYSTGPIVWGAEGINGQHAFYQLLHQGTRVIPADFIASIQSHSGNQHHTDILTSNFLAQTEALMRGRTLEETRAELTQAGITGEAAELRLPHMYFEGNQPTNSIVMKQLTPFNLGSLVAMYEHKIFVQGVIWDVNSYDQWGVELGKKLAKNILQEIESGDDKFEHDSSTAGLLNWFRQNRES